One genomic segment of Chitinibacter sp. FCG-7 includes these proteins:
- a CDS encoding 4'-phosphopantetheinyl transferase superfamily protein encodes MAQLALMSLSEASEIPPVAHWLDQAQQERLVRISHPARQRQFCAARHLAISLLEGQGLEPALLTQASGRPQAVNWPAPNGLSWSHTAAWAGAALGKGRVGIDIESIQLRRNALAIAGQYFSVRECAALHARAGEAQLSLFYHMWVAKEALLKALGTGLVGGLSRFELLPDEGGWRLFSADPVCWHLAIWHLPGQALCAVASDTAQSWNVPHDFARLQLQIVAEAC; translated from the coding sequence ATGGCGCAATTGGCTTTGATGTCGCTGAGTGAAGCGAGCGAGATTCCCCCGGTGGCTCATTGGCTGGATCAGGCGCAGCAAGAGCGGCTGGTCAGAATCAGCCATCCGGCCCGACAAAGGCAATTTTGCGCTGCGCGGCATCTGGCAATCAGTTTGCTTGAGGGGCAAGGCCTCGAACCTGCGTTGCTGACGCAAGCCAGTGGTCGTCCGCAGGCCGTGAATTGGCCGGCCCCCAATGGTTTGTCATGGTCACATACCGCCGCTTGGGCAGGCGCGGCTTTGGGTAAGGGTAGGGTAGGGATTGATATTGAATCCATCCAGCTCAGACGCAATGCGCTGGCGATTGCCGGGCAATATTTCTCCGTGCGGGAGTGCGCCGCGCTGCACGCGAGGGCTGGCGAGGCGCAGCTGAGTCTCTTTTATCATATGTGGGTGGCCAAAGAGGCCTTGTTAAAAGCGCTGGGGACAGGCCTGGTCGGCGGCCTGAGCCGTTTTGAGCTGTTGCCGGATGAAGGCGGCTGGCGATTATTTAGCGCTGATCCGGTGTGCTGGCACTTGGCCATCTGGCATTTGCCGGGCCAGGCCTTGTGCGCTGTGGCCAGCGATACCGCCCAGAGCTGGAATGTGCCGCATGATTTTGCCCGGCTGCAGTTACAGATTGTGGCAGAGGCGTGCTGA
- the gntU gene encoding gluconate transporter, with amino-acid sequence MDTFTLIFTALGSVLLLLFLVMKARLHAFVALMLVSIGAGIFSGMPVDKIADTMQKGMGGTLGFLAVVVALGAMFGKILHETGALDQIAVKLLDQFGHSRANYALGIAGLICTLPLFFDVAIVLLIGVVFAVARRTGGNVIKLAIPLFAGVAASAAFLLPGPTAMLLASQMKADFGWMIVLGLAAAIPGMLLAGPLFGNFISKHVTLALPADVSEPSLGKGQMPSFGFSIALVLFPLILVGLKTIVARFIDSDSALYPWLQLIGHPFTAILAACMLAIYGLALRRGMSREKVMEVCSAALQPAGIILLVTGAGGVFKQVLVDSGVGPALGNALIGAGLPIALACFVLAAAVRVIQGSATVACLTTVGLVLPVIELAGYSGAQLAALSICIAGGSIVLSHVNDSGFWLFGKFTGASEAQTLKTWTVMETILGSTGAAVGMIAFSLL; translated from the coding sequence ATGGATACTTTTACTCTGATTTTCACGGCGCTGGGTTCGGTGCTGTTGCTGCTATTTTTGGTGATGAAAGCGCGCTTGCACGCTTTTGTCGCGCTGATGCTGGTGTCGATTGGCGCGGGGATTTTTTCCGGCATGCCAGTGGATAAAATTGCCGATACCATGCAAAAAGGCATGGGTGGCACCCTGGGCTTTCTGGCCGTGGTCGTCGCGCTAGGCGCAATGTTTGGCAAAATTCTGCATGAAACCGGCGCACTCGATCAGATTGCCGTCAAATTGCTCGACCAATTTGGCCATAGCCGCGCCAATTATGCACTAGGGATTGCGGGTCTAATCTGCACGCTGCCGCTGTTTTTTGACGTGGCGATTGTGCTGCTGATCGGCGTGGTGTTTGCTGTGGCGCGCCGCACCGGGGGCAATGTGATCAAGCTGGCCATTCCGCTCTTTGCCGGTGTGGCCGCCTCGGCAGCCTTTTTACTCCCCGGCCCAACGGCGATGCTGCTCGCTTCACAAATGAAGGCCGATTTTGGCTGGATGATTGTACTGGGTCTGGCCGCCGCGATTCCCGGCATGCTGCTGGCAGGGCCGCTGTTTGGCAACTTTATCAGCAAGCATGTCACGCTGGCTTTGCCCGCCGATGTGAGCGAGCCCAGCCTTGGCAAAGGCCAGATGCCGTCGTTTGGCTTTAGCATCGCACTGGTCTTGTTCCCGCTGATTCTGGTGGGGCTCAAAACCATCGTGGCGCGTTTTATTGATAGCGATAGCGCGCTCTATCCGTGGCTGCAGCTCATCGGCCATCCTTTCACCGCGATTCTGGCGGCCTGCATGCTGGCCATTTATGGCCTGGCGCTACGCCGTGGCATGAGCCGGGAAAAAGTGATGGAAGTCTGTAGCGCAGCGCTACAACCGGCAGGGATTATCCTGCTGGTGACTGGTGCTGGTGGTGTGTTTAAGCAAGTACTGGTTGATTCAGGTGTCGGCCCAGCGCTAGGGAATGCGCTGATCGGCGCGGGCCTGCCAATTGCTCTGGCGTGTTTTGTCTTGGCGGCAGCGGTGCGGGTGATTCAGGGATCAGCCACCGTCGCCTGCCTGACAACCGTGGGGCTAGTCTTGCCAGTCATCGAGCTGGCAGGCTACTCGGGAGCGCAACTGGCGGCACTGTCGATCTGTATCGCGGGTGGCTCGATTGTATTAAGCCATGTGAATGATTCGGGCTTCTGGCTATTCGGCAAATTTACCGGTGCCAGCGAAGCACAAACACTGAAAACCTGGACGGTGATGGAAACCATTCTGGGTAGCACCGGTGCGGCGGTCGGAATGATTGCATTTAGTCTGCTCTAA
- a CDS encoding substrate-binding domain-containing protein → MNDKHRRPSMQDVADLVGTSKMTISRYLRAPELVAPATATRIAEVMAQLGYIPSRVPEMLANDRSRAIGVLLPSMSNQVFAAVAQGIEEVTVPAGYHVLYGHYGYDAEREAEQIAQLLSFHIDGLILSESNHTERALKILGVAAIPVVEMMDLPASPIDQAVGLDHRAAAAAMVYAMLSRGKRQIVYLAARLDQRTRMRESGYRQAMDAAGLPSHVIHTNAASTFSLGGELLARAQLAVPQLDGVFCTNDDIAAGALLAAQAQGLRVPDDISIAGFNHLDIGLALQPQLASVITPRHAIGRSAAQRLIARINGETFTAPVQDLGFELFLGGSI, encoded by the coding sequence ATGAACGATAAACATCGCCGGCCTTCGATGCAGGACGTGGCCGATCTGGTCGGCACCTCCAAAATGACCATCAGCCGCTATTTGCGCGCCCCGGAACTGGTTGCCCCCGCAACGGCCACGCGAATTGCCGAAGTAATGGCGCAATTGGGCTACATCCCCAGCCGCGTGCCAGAAATGCTGGCCAATGATCGCAGCCGTGCCATCGGCGTCCTACTACCTTCGATGTCCAATCAAGTCTTTGCCGCCGTGGCACAAGGCATTGAAGAAGTCACCGTGCCAGCGGGATACCACGTGCTGTACGGCCATTACGGCTACGATGCCGAGCGCGAAGCCGAACAAATTGCGCAATTATTGTCGTTTCATATCGACGGCCTAATTCTGTCCGAATCGAATCACACCGAGCGAGCGCTGAAAATACTAGGTGTCGCAGCCATTCCGGTGGTTGAAATGATGGATCTACCCGCCAGTCCGATTGATCAGGCCGTGGGTCTAGATCACCGGGCGGCAGCGGCCGCCATGGTCTACGCCATGCTCTCGCGTGGCAAGCGGCAGATTGTGTATCTGGCAGCACGGCTGGATCAGCGCACGCGCATGCGCGAAAGCGGCTATCGGCAGGCCATGGATGCGGCAGGTTTACCCAGCCATGTAATTCACACCAATGCCGCTTCAACATTCAGTCTGGGCGGCGAATTGCTCGCCCGCGCGCAGCTGGCTGTACCACAGCTCGACGGCGTTTTCTGCACCAATGACGATATTGCCGCCGGTGCCTTGCTCGCCGCGCAGGCGCAAGGCTTGCGCGTGCCAGACGACATCAGCATTGCTGGCTTTAACCATCTGGATATTGGCTTGGCACTGCAACCGCAGCTGGCCAGCGTCATCACGCCGCGGCATGCCATCGGCCGCAGCGCGGCACAGCGCTTGATTGCCCGTATCAACGGCGAGACATTCACCGCGCCCGTGCAAGACCTCGGTTTTGAGCTGTTTCTCGGCGGCAGCATTTAG
- a CDS encoding HesA/MoeB/ThiF family protein: MTVCPTRSARIELDDAKLLRYSRHILLDELGIEGQEKISAAHVLIIGAGGLGSPLSLYLASAGIGTLTIIDDDEVDLTNLQRQIVHTQARVGSNKAESAKATLSALNPDITIHALGERANEQRLLDLVQAADVVVDCCDNFETRHAVNRASVQARKPLVSGAAVRFDGQITTFDPRMADAPCYHCLFGDEGEANDSPCATFGVFAPLVGIIGAAQAAETLKVITGCGDILHGRLQLYDARTARWREMRYKKDPACPVCSARV; this comes from the coding sequence ATGACAGTTTGCCCGACCCGCAGCGCCCGCATCGAGCTGGATGACGCCAAATTACTGCGCTACAGCCGCCATATTCTGCTCGACGAGCTGGGTATCGAAGGGCAGGAGAAAATCAGCGCCGCGCATGTGCTGATTATCGGCGCGGGCGGGCTGGGCTCGCCGCTATCGCTGTATCTGGCCAGCGCCGGCATCGGCACGCTAACTATCATCGACGACGACGAGGTAGATCTAACCAATCTGCAGCGCCAGATTGTCCACACTCAGGCACGCGTGGGCAGCAACAAGGCCGAATCGGCCAAGGCAACGCTCAGCGCACTGAACCCCGACATTACCATCCATGCGCTTGGCGAACGCGCCAACGAGCAGCGCCTGCTGGATCTGGTACAGGCCGCCGATGTGGTGGTCGATTGCTGTGACAATTTTGAAACGCGTCATGCGGTCAATCGCGCCAGCGTACAGGCCAGAAAACCGCTGGTTTCAGGCGCAGCAGTGCGTTTTGACGGGCAGATCACCACCTTTGATCCGCGTATGGCCGATGCCCCGTGCTATCACTGCCTGTTTGGCGACGAAGGCGAAGCCAACGACAGCCCCTGTGCCACCTTTGGCGTCTTTGCCCCACTGGTGGGCATTATCGGTGCGGCACAGGCCGCAGAAACGCTGAAAGTGATCACCGGCTGCGGCGATATTCTGCACGGCAGGCTACAGCTGTACGACGCCCGTACGGCGCGCTGGCGCGAAATGCGCTACAAAAAAGACCCCGCCTGCCCGGTCTGCAGCGCACGAGTCTGA
- the gntK gene encoding gluconokinase — protein MNPVKSRIYVLMGVSGCGKSALATRLAHELNAALLDGDFLHPRANIEKMASGQPLNDDDRAPWLAALNDAAFAMQRTNPVSLIVCSALKKAYRDRLRQGNPNLSFLFLDGEYDLIAARLQARQGHFQKAGMLQSQFVTLERPDASEPDVVRIDIAPPLADVAAAARLAIQSQE, from the coding sequence ATGAACCCCGTAAAATCCAGAATCTATGTCCTGATGGGCGTCTCGGGCTGCGGCAAATCAGCGCTGGCCACCCGGCTGGCGCACGAGCTGAACGCTGCATTGCTCGATGGCGATTTCTTGCATCCCCGCGCCAATATCGAAAAAATGGCCTCGGGCCAGCCGCTCAATGACGATGACCGCGCGCCGTGGCTAGCAGCGCTGAACGACGCCGCCTTTGCCATGCAGCGCACCAATCCGGTGTCGCTGATTGTGTGTTCGGCGCTCAAAAAGGCCTATCGCGATCGTCTGCGGCAAGGCAATCCCAATCTGAGCTTCCTGTTTTTGGATGGCGAATACGATCTCATTGCCGCACGTTTGCAAGCCCGACAAGGACATTTTCAAAAGGCAGGCATGCTGCAATCACAATTTGTCACGCTGGAACGCCCGGATGCGAGCGAACCCGATGTAGTTCGCATCGACATCGCGCCGCCGCTGGCCGATGTCGCCGCCGCAGCCCGTTTGGCCATTCAGTCACAGGAATAA
- a CDS encoding S41 family peptidase: protein MSNKPYSRWQKVSLLAAGAGLGAVLSLSFNATADKEASSNPLPIDELRAFSTVFGLIKQSYVEPVEDKKLINEAIKGMVSGLDPHSSYLDEEAFKDLKVNTQGEFGGLGLEVNMEDGLVRIVSPIEDTPAYRAGIKTGDYIVKIDDLQVQGLSLNDAVSKMRGKAGTTVTLTILRKGEPKPLVMTLKRAIIKTQSVKSKLAEPGYGYIRITQFQEKTTENLALAIEALYKENKTPLKGLVLDLRNDPGGLLDGAVGVSAAFLPKDALVVYTEGRTADAKIKLTASPQYYQRDSGKDYFKNTPKDVKTVPVVVLVNGGSASASEIVAGALQDHKRALVVGTQTFGKGSVQTILPIDAKSALKLTTARYFTPNGRSIQAKGITPDIVAEEATLNGKEDNGFRLREADLGRHLDNPTDKEAGKTSPAPSEAPKATAKPAAKAASSAESEENPRELASKSDYQLQQALNVLKVQHLLLSKPASK from the coding sequence ATGTCCAACAAACCCTATAGCCGCTGGCAAAAAGTAAGTCTTTTGGCTGCGGGAGCCGGTCTCGGCGCCGTTTTGAGCTTGTCGTTCAATGCCACTGCAGACAAAGAAGCCAGCAGCAATCCGCTGCCGATTGATGAATTGCGCGCTTTCTCAACGGTATTTGGCCTGATCAAGCAAAGCTATGTCGAACCCGTTGAAGATAAAAAGCTGATCAACGAAGCCATCAAAGGCATGGTTAGCGGTCTTGATCCACATTCAAGTTATCTGGACGAAGAAGCGTTTAAAGACCTCAAGGTCAATACCCAAGGCGAATTTGGCGGCCTGGGCCTAGAAGTGAATATGGAAGACGGGCTGGTGCGGATTGTCTCGCCGATTGAAGACACACCAGCTTATCGCGCCGGCATCAAAACGGGCGATTACATTGTCAAAATTGACGATCTGCAAGTACAGGGCCTGTCGCTCAACGACGCCGTGTCAAAAATGCGTGGCAAAGCAGGTACGACGGTGACACTGACCATCTTGCGCAAAGGCGAACCAAAACCACTGGTGATGACGCTAAAACGCGCGATTATCAAAACCCAGAGCGTGAAATCCAAACTGGCCGAGCCGGGCTATGGCTATATCCGTATTACCCAGTTCCAGGAAAAAACCACGGAAAACCTGGCATTGGCTATTGAAGCGCTGTACAAGGAAAACAAAACGCCCCTGAAAGGGCTGGTGCTGGATCTGCGTAACGATCCGGGCGGCTTGCTCGATGGCGCGGTCGGCGTATCTGCCGCCTTCCTGCCCAAAGACGCACTGGTTGTTTATACCGAAGGGCGGACTGCCGATGCCAAAATCAAGCTGACGGCCAGCCCGCAGTATTATCAGCGCGACAGCGGCAAGGATTACTTTAAAAACACGCCTAAAGACGTGAAAACCGTACCGGTGGTGGTGCTGGTCAATGGCGGCTCAGCATCGGCTTCCGAGATTGTCGCGGGCGCGCTGCAAGACCATAAACGTGCACTGGTTGTCGGTACGCAAACCTTTGGTAAAGGCTCGGTGCAAACCATCTTGCCGATTGACGCCAAGAGCGCGCTGAAACTCACCACAGCCCGCTACTTCACGCCAAATGGCCGCTCGATCCAGGCCAAAGGCATTACACCGGATATCGTAGCCGAAGAAGCAACACTCAATGGCAAGGAAGACAACGGTTTCCGTTTGCGCGAAGCCGATCTGGGCCGCCATCTGGATAACCCGACCGACAAAGAGGCCGGCAAAACCAGCCCGGCACCAAGCGAAGCACCAAAAGCCACCGCCAAACCGGCAGCCAAAGCCGCTAGCAGTGCAGAGAGCGAAGAAAATCCACGCGAGCTGGCATCCAAATCGGATTACCAGCTGCAGCAGGCTTTGAACGTGCTCAAAGTGCAACATCTACTGCTGAGCAAACCTGCCAGCAAATAG
- a CDS encoding murein hydrolase activator EnvC family protein gives MRVRLLASLLFTCLIASTGSFAAPAASKVTQATVSERAAKQEELKDLRNQIQQLQKDLSQNESSRNEAADALKQSEQSISEANRVLNELAHERALTSNELARLEADIARTRVNIRASQQRLGDLLKSRYKLGQLEAWRLLLNQKDPNQLSRDLTYYKHLARSQQQLAQQLESQLNELNVLAEQIQQKNAELQEIANNKQRQRQQLLSEQLEKKAVVNQLSKEIATQRNQIQKLAADEKRLTQLTERLNALIRQQEAARARQLEIQRQQARKRAEQLAKAKAERAARQAKAEQKAKAAGKPAPTPEPAPKEEVASVNDALPDPAQAGAKFASLKGKLSLPVKGVVIGRFGAPRGEGGSWKGLMIKAGSGQSVHAIASGRIVFADWLRGFGNLLIIDHGGGYMSLYGANESVLKRVGDTVKPGDVIATVGNSGGMAESGVYFEIRQNSRPLDPLQWAK, from the coding sequence GTGCGTGTACGTTTACTTGCTTCGCTGCTTTTCACCTGCCTGATCGCCAGCACGGGCAGCTTTGCGGCCCCTGCGGCCAGTAAAGTGACCCAGGCGACCGTTTCTGAGCGAGCCGCCAAACAGGAAGAGCTCAAAGATCTGCGCAATCAGATTCAGCAGCTACAAAAAGATCTCAGCCAGAACGAATCCTCGCGCAATGAAGCTGCCGACGCGCTAAAACAATCCGAACAATCCATCTCCGAAGCCAACCGTGTCCTGAACGAGCTGGCACACGAACGCGCCTTGACCAGCAATGAGCTGGCCAGACTGGAGGCCGATATTGCCCGTACCCGGGTCAACATCCGTGCCAGCCAGCAGCGTCTGGGTGATTTACTTAAAAGCCGCTACAAGCTAGGCCAGCTTGAAGCCTGGCGACTGCTACTGAATCAGAAAGACCCCAATCAGCTCAGCCGCGACCTGACGTATTACAAGCATCTTGCGCGCTCGCAACAGCAGCTGGCGCAACAGCTGGAAAGTCAGCTGAACGAACTTAATGTACTGGCCGAGCAAATCCAGCAAAAAAATGCCGAGCTGCAGGAAATCGCTAATAACAAGCAACGCCAGCGTCAGCAGTTGCTTAGCGAGCAATTGGAAAAGAAAGCGGTCGTGAACCAGCTCTCCAAAGAAATCGCCACGCAGCGTAACCAGATTCAAAAACTCGCCGCCGATGAGAAACGCCTGACCCAGCTCACCGAGCGCCTTAATGCCCTGATCCGTCAGCAAGAAGCAGCGCGTGCACGTCAACTGGAAATACAGCGACAACAAGCCAGAAAACGGGCCGAGCAGTTGGCCAAGGCCAAAGCTGAACGCGCTGCACGGCAGGCGAAAGCCGAGCAAAAAGCCAAAGCGGCTGGCAAACCGGCACCAACGCCAGAGCCGGCCCCTAAAGAAGAAGTCGCCAGCGTCAATGACGCACTACCCGATCCGGCACAAGCAGGGGCCAAATTTGCCTCACTCAAAGGCAAGCTAAGTTTGCCGGTGAAAGGCGTGGTAATTGGACGGTTTGGTGCGCCACGTGGCGAAGGTGGTAGCTGGAAAGGGCTGATGATCAAGGCTGGCAGCGGCCAGTCTGTGCATGCCATTGCCAGCGGACGGATAGTCTTTGCCGACTGGCTGCGTGGTTTTGGTAATTTGCTGATTATTGACCATGGCGGCGGCTATATGAGTCTTTATGGCGCCAACGAAAGTGTCTTGAAACGCGTTGGCGACACCGTCAAACCGGGTGATGTCATCGCCACCGTCGGCAACAGCGGTGGCATGGCAGAATCTGGCGTATACTTTGAAATCCGCCAAAACAGTCGTCCACTCGACCCATTGCAGTGGGCCAAATAA